In the Leptotrichia sp. oral taxon 847 genome, one interval contains:
- a CDS encoding autotransporter domain-containing protein: protein MKKQLKRIIPCFVAGIAGISYGNTNSIDDTDNLVKISENKNEIAENLDMRNSSKELISDDSISERYNFKRNTNFNSKKENYNDPDKIQINLEFKEGFSKKHKDFDNKTIKSQQVVMPAFRWTGKSGVNASFWKGITDVGGGLIPYVAFGSYKAAPSGDPHQQYLVKRDEDMEQIARNKAAGIKNIGYTYTHGSTRNLDLVYGDIDNFVNFYGRENIAGYFIDEIEGGATQAQIDYMAKIYNYIKSKYPEMTVIANNGWGIRDGIAPYADIWMTQEVSATEYLNNYRARTSEFEKDPANSNHILHVIYNATPEQYEEIIKLSRERNAGNLFITSDTNAYPNGYDDLPTYFEDLMMTINNFTPKTGTLFSPENQAAEKVTVEMPRSKVDLDLTRSARNTTLKNLEKTKDGQYKLDIQYLGNNGGKYSDKESNVKYNSDSDGILLNGSKDFGKFTLGTTFGYDTSNVYYKEKFEDVKEKIKSYQLGLNGKYDFNDNIDLMGSLIYSANKHKFETSKTLGAISDAEFKSKILDFSTKLGYKFLFGNGYIKPYVGLGLTKVKEGDIDKLNFSGTSTTSPNGTVGIYGETSLGKVDLFGNVEYEHRFSKKSYHREREHLTRYELAPLTYSRGVVNAEAGLKYNIADNFGVKLSYELQDSKNSAVKLGFNAAF, encoded by the coding sequence GTGAAAAAGCAATTAAAAAGGATAATTCCATGCTTTGTAGCGGGAATTGCGGGAATAAGTTATGGAAATACAAATTCTATAGATGATACAGATAATTTGGTAAAAATATCAGAAAATAAAAATGAGATTGCTGAAAATTTAGATATGAGAAATAGTTCAAAAGAATTAATTTCGGATGATTCTATTTCAGAAAGATATAATTTTAAGCGGAATACTAATTTTAATTCTAAAAAAGAAAATTATAATGATCCTGATAAAATACAGATTAATTTAGAATTTAAAGAAGGATTTTCAAAAAAACATAAGGATTTTGACAATAAAACTATAAAAAGCCAACAAGTTGTTATGCCTGCTTTTCGATGGACTGGAAAGAGTGGTGTCAATGCTTCTTTTTGGAAAGGAATCACAGATGTTGGAGGCGGATTAATCCCTTATGTAGCTTTTGGTTCATATAAAGCTGCACCGTCTGGAGATCCTCATCAGCAATATTTGGTTAAAAGAGATGAAGATATGGAACAGATAGCGAGAAATAAAGCGGCAGGAATAAAAAATATAGGATATACATATACACATGGTTCTACTAGAAATCTTGATTTAGTTTATGGTGATATTGATAATTTTGTCAATTTTTATGGAAGAGAAAATATAGCGGGATATTTTATCGATGAAATTGAAGGAGGAGCGACTCAGGCACAAATTGATTATATGGCTAAAATTTATAATTATATAAAGTCTAAATATCCAGAAATGACCGTTATTGCAAATAATGGATGGGGAATTAGAGATGGAATCGCACCTTATGCTGATATTTGGATGACTCAGGAAGTTAGTGCAACGGAATATTTGAATAATTATCGTGCTAGAACATCCGAATTTGAAAAGGATCCTGCAAATTCCAATCATATTTTACATGTAATTTATAATGCAACGCCAGAACAATATGAAGAAATTATAAAATTATCTCGTGAACGTAATGCAGGAAATTTGTTTATTACTTCAGATACGAATGCTTATCCCAACGGGTATGATGACTTACCTACATATTTTGAAGATCTGATGATGACAATTAATAACTTTACTCCAAAAACAGGAACTTTATTTTCACCTGAAAATCAGGCGGCGGAAAAAGTTACCGTTGAAATGCCTCGTTCAAAAGTTGATTTAGATTTGACAAGGTCGGCAAGAAATACAACGCTAAAAAATCTTGAAAAGACAAAAGATGGTCAATATAAATTAGACATACAATATTTAGGAAATAATGGCGGAAAATACAGTGATAAGGAAAGCAATGTGAAATATAATTCAGATAGTGATGGAATTTTACTTAACGGTTCAAAAGATTTTGGAAAGTTTACTTTGGGAACAACTTTTGGATATGATACTTCCAATGTTTATTACAAAGAAAAATTTGAAGATGTAAAAGAAAAAATTAAATCATATCAACTTGGATTAAATGGGAAATATGATTTTAATGATAATATTGATTTAATGGGAAGTTTAATTTATTCGGCAAACAAACATAAATTTGAGACAAGTAAAACACTTGGAGCTATAAGTGATGCTGAATTTAAGTCAAAAATTTTAGATTTTTCAACAAAATTGGGGTACAAATTTTTATTTGGTAACGGTTATATAAAACCATATGTTGGACTTGGATTGACGAAAGTAAAAGAAGGTGATATTGATAAACTTAATTTCTCAGGTACCTCAACAACTTCACCAAATGGAACAGTTGGTATTTATGGTGAAACATCACTTGGAAAAGTTGATTTATTTGGTAATGTGGAATATGAACATAGATTTTCTAAAAAATCTTATCACAGAGAAAGAGAACATTTAACAAGATATGAACTTGCACCGTTAACTTATTCAAGAGGCGTAGTAAATGCTGAAGCTGGTTTAAAATATAATATTGCAGACAATTTTGGAGTAAAATTGTCTTATGAGTTGCAAGATAGTAAAAACAGTGCTGTAAAATTAGGCTTTAATGCCGCATTTTAA